A section of the Brachyhypopomus gauderio isolate BG-103 chromosome 13, BGAUD_0.2, whole genome shotgun sequence genome encodes:
- the eif1b gene encoding eukaryotic translation initiation factor 1b, with product MSSIQNLQSFDPFADATKGDDLLPAGTEDKIHIRIQQRNGRKTLTTVQGIADDYDKKKLVKAFKKKFACNGTVIEHPEYGEVIQLQGDQRKNICQFLLEINIVKEEQLKVHGF from the exons ATCCCTTTGCTGATGCAACTAAGGGTGACGACTTGCTCCCTGCTGGGACAGAAGATAAAATCCACATAAGGATACAACAACGAAACGGGCGCAAGACTCTTACTACAGTGCAAGGAATTGCGGATgattatgacaaaaaaaagctAGTGAAGGCCTTCAAAAAG AAATTTGCCTGCAATGGTACCGTGATTGAGCACCCCGAGTATGGAGAAGTTATTCAGTTACAAGGAGACCAAAGAAAAAATATTTGTCAGTTTCTACTTGAg ATAAACATTGTAAAGGAAGAACAGTTGAAGGTCCATGGTTTTTAA